The sequence below is a genomic window from Paenibacillus sp..
ATAGCGTGCGGTTGTACGAGCGAAAGGCGGAGCGCAAGCAACTTCGCGGACCGAAGCGCGTTGAAAGAACGCCCGCCGCTCGACACCGTCCGACCGGAATTGACTTCCCCCGGGGAGAGGCGCTATAATTTATCCATTATCCGCTAATACGCGCAACACGACGATGAAATCGAGTACGCCGCCTCACCGCGGAGCAGAGAATAGGCTTCGGGCGCCTGCATCAACTTGCCGTACGCCCGGCTGCGAGAGCCTTGCCGAACAGGTGGACGGCCGAAGCTAATTTCGGAGTGCGAACGAACTTCGCCGGCTGAGAGCCGTTATCCTCTCGATCGAGGGTTTCCCGACCGACCGCAGTCCATGACGCGCAACGTCCGCCGGGATAAACCAGGGTGGTACCGCGATAACGTTACTTATCGTCCCTGACATTTCAGGGGCGATTTTTATTTTTTTACAATGAACCGGGGGTTGAACCGAACCTATGAAAGCAAGCGAAATTCGCAGCAAATGGCTGCAATTCTTCGAAAGCAAAGGGCACAAAATCGAGCCGAGCGCGCCGCTCGTGCCGCACAACGACCCGACGCTGCTGTGGATCAACGCGGGGATGGCGCCGCTTAAGGCCTATTTCGACGGCCGCGTCGTGCCGGAAAACCCGCGCATCACGAACGCGCAAAAGTGCATCCGCACGAACGACATCGAGAACGTCGGCAAGACGCGCCGCCACCACACGTTCTTCGAAATGCTCGGGAACTTCTCGATCGGCGACTACTTTAAAGAAGAAACGATTACGTGGGCGTGGGAGTTCCTGACGTCGCCGGAGTGGATCGGCTTCGACAAAGACCGCCTGTCCGTCACGATTCATCCGGAGGACGAAGAAGCGTTCCGAATTTGGAACGAAAAAATCGGCATCCCGGCGGAGCGCATCTACAAGCTCGAGGACAACTTCTGGGACATCGGCGAAGGTCCGTGCGGCCCGTGTACGGAAATTTTCTACGACCGCGGCGAAAAATACGGCGACCTGTCCGATCCGGAGTGCACGCCGGGCGGCGAGAACGAGCGCTTCCTCGAAGTGTGGAACCTCGTGTTCTCGCAGTTCAACCATAACAAGGACGGCTCCTACACGCCGCTGCCGAACAAAAACATCGATACGGGCGCGGGTCTCGAGCGGTTCGCCTCTATTCTCCAAGACGTCGATTCGAACTTCGACACGGACTTGTTCCGTCCGATCATCGACGCGACGTGCGAGATCGCCGGCGTGAAGTACGGCGTCGACCACGACACCGACGTCGCGCTGAAGGTGATCGCCGACCACGTCCGCACGGTCGTCTTCTCCGTCGGCGACGGCGTGCTGCCGGGCAACGAAGGCCGCGGCTACGTCATTCGCCGTTTGCTCCGCCGCGCGGTCCGCTACGGCAAAGCGACGCTCGGCGTCGAGAAACCGTTCATGTACCGGCTCACGAAGGTCGTCGGCGACGTCATGGGCGTCTACTACAAGGAAGTCGTCGACCGCCGCGAATTTATCGAGCGCGTGATCCGGATGGAGGAAGAGCGGTTCCACGAAACGCTCACCGAAGGCCTCGCGATTCTGTCGTCGTTCGTCGAGTCGGCGAAGTCCGTCGGCCGCAAAAGCATCGACGGCGCGGAGGCGTTCAAGCTGTACGACACGTACGGCTTCCCGCTCGACCTGACGGAAGACTTCGCCGCGGAGCAAGGGCTCGCCGTCGACCGCGAAGGCTTCGAGCGCGCGATGGAGGAGCAGCGCCAGCGCGCCCGCGCCGCGCGCCAGGACAAAGGCAGCATGAAGGTGCAGGGCGGCGCCCTCGCCGACTTTACGGTTAAAAGCGAGTTTGTTGGATATAATGAACTGGTAACCGCTGCTAAAGTGATCGGCATCGTTCAAGACGACGAGTGGGTCGAAATGGCCGGCGCCGGCGAGAAGGTGCACGTGCTGCTGGACCGCACGCCGTTCTATGCGGAAAGCGGCGGCCAGGTCAGCGATAAGGGCTCGCTCGCAAGCAAGGACGTTCGCGCCTTAGTCGAAGAAGTGTCGAAAGCGCCGCACGGCCAGCACGTTCACCTCGTGACGATCGAGAGCGGCGTGCTGCGCAAAGGCGACGAGCTGACCGCTTCGGTCGCGAGCGCGGAGCGGGAGAGCATCATCAAAAATCATACCGCGACGCATTTGTTGCATAAGGCGCTCAAGGAAGTGCTCGGCGACCACGTCAATCAGGCGGGCTCGCTCGTGGAGCCGGACCGCCTGCGCTTCGACTTCTCGCACATCGCCGCAGTCACGCCCGAAGAGCTCGCGATCATCGAGCGCAAGGTGAACGAGCAGATTTGGAAGGGCACGACGGTCTCCATCGAGCAAAAGCCGATCGACGAAGCGAAAGCGATGGGCGCGATGGCGCTGTTCGGCGAAAAGTACGGCGACATCGTGCGCGTCGTGCAGGTGGGCGAGTACAGCATCGAGCTGTGCGGCGGCTGCCACGTCGGGAACACGTCCCAAATCGGGATGTTCAAAATCGTCAGCGAGAGCGGCATCGGCTCCGGCGTCCGCCGCATCGAGGCGGTGACGGGCCGCGGCGCGTATTTGTACGTTGACGAGCAGCTTCAGCTGCTTCGCGACGGCGCCGCGCTCGTGAAGTCGAGCCCGGCCGAGCTGCCGAAGCGCATCGAGGCGCTGCAAGGCCAGCTGCGCGACGCGCAGCGGGAGATCGACGGGCTCCGCGGCAAAATCGGCGCGCTGGAGGCGGGCAGCCTCGAGCAGTCGGTGCGTCACGTCGGCGACATTCCGCTCATCGCGGCTGCGGTGAACGGCGCCGATATGGATACGCTGCGCGGCATCGCCGACACGATGAAGGCGAAGCTCGGCTCCGTCGTCGTGCTGCTCGGCGCCGCGAACGACGGCAAGGTCAATCTGGTGGCGGCCGTCACCCCCGATTTGGTGAAGCGCGGCATTTCGGCCGGCGCGATTGTGAAGGAAGCGGCCGCGATCTGCGGCGGCGGCGGCGGCGGTCGTCCCGACATGGCGCAGGCCGGGGGCAAGGACGCGTCCAAGCTGCCGGAGGCGCTGCAAGCGGCGGAGCGGCTGCTCGCAAAACAATTGCAATCGTGATCCGCGGGAAAAAGGGTTTTAGAGCCGCGTACAGAATATAATAAATAATTCCAACTGCAAACGGGGGTGCCGGTATGAATTCCATGGACAAAACGATGAAGTACGAACGCCTGCCCGAATCGCAAGAAGCATCGGTGCAGGAAGTGCTGCTCACCGTCTATGACGCGCTGCAGGAAAAGGGGTATAACCCCATCAACCAAATCGTAGGGTATTTATTATCCGGCGACCC
It includes:
- a CDS encoding IreB family regulatory phosphoprotein produces the protein MNSMDKTMKYERLPESQEASVQEVLLTVYDALQEKGYNPINQIVGYLLSGDPAYIPRHDNARSLIRKRERDELIEELVRFYVGQHR
- the alaS gene encoding alanine--tRNA ligase — translated: MKASEIRSKWLQFFESKGHKIEPSAPLVPHNDPTLLWINAGMAPLKAYFDGRVVPENPRITNAQKCIRTNDIENVGKTRRHHTFFEMLGNFSIGDYFKEETITWAWEFLTSPEWIGFDKDRLSVTIHPEDEEAFRIWNEKIGIPAERIYKLEDNFWDIGEGPCGPCTEIFYDRGEKYGDLSDPECTPGGENERFLEVWNLVFSQFNHNKDGSYTPLPNKNIDTGAGLERFASILQDVDSNFDTDLFRPIIDATCEIAGVKYGVDHDTDVALKVIADHVRTVVFSVGDGVLPGNEGRGYVIRRLLRRAVRYGKATLGVEKPFMYRLTKVVGDVMGVYYKEVVDRREFIERVIRMEEERFHETLTEGLAILSSFVESAKSVGRKSIDGAEAFKLYDTYGFPLDLTEDFAAEQGLAVDREGFERAMEEQRQRARAARQDKGSMKVQGGALADFTVKSEFVGYNELVTAAKVIGIVQDDEWVEMAGAGEKVHVLLDRTPFYAESGGQVSDKGSLASKDVRALVEEVSKAPHGQHVHLVTIESGVLRKGDELTASVASAERESIIKNHTATHLLHKALKEVLGDHVNQAGSLVEPDRLRFDFSHIAAVTPEELAIIERKVNEQIWKGTTVSIEQKPIDEAKAMGAMALFGEKYGDIVRVVQVGEYSIELCGGCHVGNTSQIGMFKIVSESGIGSGVRRIEAVTGRGAYLYVDEQLQLLRDGAALVKSSPAELPKRIEALQGQLRDAQREIDGLRGKIGALEAGSLEQSVRHVGDIPLIAAAVNGADMDTLRGIADTMKAKLGSVVVLLGAANDGKVNLVAAVTPDLVKRGISAGAIVKEAAAICGGGGGGRPDMAQAGGKDASKLPEALQAAERLLAKQLQS